The window CTGCAGTCAAAATCTACCAGGTTTTACAGTACTTATGGTATGACGGAAACAATTACACATATTGCGGTAAAAAGGTTGAACCCGTTAAATGGCAAGCAAACACATTTTAAGAGTTTGCCTAAAGTGTTTCTTAGTACAGATACAAGAGGATGCCTTGTTATAAATGCTCCTAAGCTAAGTGATGAAGCTATAGTGACTAATGATGTAGTAAACCTCATTTCTGAAACCGAATTTGAATGGTTGGGTCGTATCGATAATGTAATTAATTCCGGAGGTGTAAAATTGTTTCCCGAGCAGATAGAAGCAAAACTGGCTGATCTTATAGCAAATCGATTTTTCGTGGCTTCGGAAAAAAATGAAACTCTGGGCGAACAACTGATACTCGTTATAGAAGGGACTGAGATAGATAAAGATCAGCAATTAAAAAATATAAAAAACTTAAAGACAATTACTAAACTCGAAGTGCCAAAGGAAATTTACACCATTCCTGAATTCACAGAATCTGAAAATGGTAAGGTGTTAAGATCAGCAACCTTAAAGTTGATTTAATTATTTCTGCATTTTAAAATAGTAATCAGCAGAATGTTTTCCGCTTCCGTAAACTAAAAAGAACGCACAAACAATAAGTACTATTAAAGCTGTTAAAAAGCTTTTTGTATCCATCGGACCAAAGAAATTGATAGCCAGGGCACCAATAAGTATAGGTAATTGCGCTATAATAGCCCAACGTGTTAAAAGCCCGAAAGCAATTAGCAGTCCACCTATTAAATGAGCAGGAGCTACATAATGTACCATCATCAACGATCCGGCCCAGTTCTTTAAAGGATCGATCAGTTCAATTAAAAGTTCGGTGTTCCCTATAAAATGTATTCCCTTAAAAAATAAAAATACACCTAAAGCAATGCGTACGAGATCTAACGGATAATAAGTATGGGCATTAGCCCACTTATTTAATGTTTTTACTGTTCCCATGATAGAGTGTTTTTACTGGATGATAATGATTTATGTACCTTGTTCGATAATTTTCCGGGTGCTTAGAACCAACATATTTTTTTAATTCCTCGTAGGGATATCTCTGTAAAATATTTCCGAAAAAATTTTACATGACCAATCCTCGAGGTGGAGGACACTCTAATTTACGTAATTTCAATGATTTATGAAAATTAATTTATGGATCCGAGCTTGAGGCTTTACAGCTCGTTTACTCGATCATCGAGATTTATCCGTGTAGCTATCAGGAGCCCCGACGCAAGCCCTTGT of the Zhouia spongiae genome contains:
- a CDS encoding AMP-binding protein, whose amino-acid sequence is MIPSFDKLHNRFKLNGHHYNREELVEAAYSFVKEGAEYENIIGDFLLDWLSASDEVSVHTSGSTGTPKQISLKKKHMVNSAIATGDFFGLKPGNTSLLCLPANYIAGKMMLVRAMILGLEIECVEPGLQPIKNIEKHYDFVPMIPAQVENSLDKIELIDQVIIGGAAVGKQLFNNLQSKSTRFYSTYGMTETITHIAVKRLNPLNGKQTHFKSLPKVFLSTDTRGCLVINAPKLSDEAIVTNDVVNLISETEFEWLGRIDNVINSGGVKLFPEQIEAKLADLIANRFFVASEKNETLGEQLILVIEGTEIDKDQQLKNIKNLKTITKLEVPKEIYTIPEFTESENGKVLRSATLKLI
- a CDS encoding DoxX family protein — its product is MGTVKTLNKWANAHTYYPLDLVRIALGVFLFFKGIHFIGNTELLIELIDPLKNWAGSLMMVHYVAPAHLIGGLLIAFGLLTRWAIIAQLPILIGALAINFFGPMDTKSFLTALIVLIVCAFFLVYGSGKHSADYYFKMQK